From the Deinococcus detaillensis genome, one window contains:
- a CDS encoding NUDIX domain-containing protein: MTEHPNWPRLIADEQQPWQTLSRTELSGPPRRLVSDVVRLHGGREAEYVYRPRGPRAVFVFPITASGQGVLIREYRYPLGASICAVVAGGVEEGEDLAEAAARELKEEAGGVASEWVALPGFYPQPSISGAVFYPFLAFGAELGSTQNEDSELIERLVLPLPEIYEQLEAGQIFDGPSSLVLFHARRELARRGLL; the protein is encoded by the coding sequence ATGACCGAGCATCCCAATTGGCCCCGCCTGATTGCCGACGAGCAGCAGCCCTGGCAAACGCTGAGCCGCACCGAACTCAGTGGCCCGCCGCGCCGCTTGGTGAGCGACGTGGTGCGCCTGCACGGCGGCAGGGAAGCCGAATATGTCTACCGGCCACGCGGCCCCCGCGCCGTGTTCGTATTTCCGATCACGGCCTCTGGTCAGGGTGTGCTGATCCGCGAGTACCGCTATCCGCTGGGGGCCAGCATCTGCGCGGTGGTGGCGGGCGGGGTGGAGGAGGGTGAGGACTTGGCAGAGGCCGCCGCCCGCGAACTCAAAGAAGAAGCGGGCGGCGTGGCGAGCGAGTGGGTCGCCCTGCCGGGGTTTTATCCACAGCCGAGCATCAGCGGGGCGGTGTTCTATCCATTTTTGGCGTTTGGTGCCGAGTTGGGAAGCACCCAAAATGAAGACAGTGAACTGATCGAGCGCTTGGTCTTGCCGCTGCCTGAAATCTACGAACAACTGGAAGCGGGTCAGATTTTTGACGGCCCCAGCAGTTTGGTGTTGTTTCACGCCCGACGCGAACTGGCGCGGCGCGGGTTGTTGTGA